A region from the Streptosporangium sp. NBC_01756 genome encodes:
- a CDS encoding ROK family transcriptional regulator: protein MITSTTDPQPADFADVRATNLAVVLRFVREHAPCSRADIAASTGLNKATVSSLVADLIDRRLVRETGLTENRVGRPATMLVLDGSPYAAIGVEVNVDYVTAVAVDLAGEKLLSWRRSFPGAAVTAAQAVATVAAIVRRVGSRMAREERQVLGLTVGVPGLVGIDGTVRIAPNLGWRDADLCGDLTKALRDPGYPVQVDNDANLAALAEHRFGPRAGTANLVYLTGEIGVGAGVILDGRLRRGGRGYGGEVGHIQLDPLGAECRCGRLGCLEAVAGIGAVLEHAALSPTEVEIELDEVIRLAHAADPRTLTVLATVGRNLGKGVAMIANLLNPELVILGGYYVPLAPWLLPEVEAEMRGRTIAPDGGGCEVVASTLGYGAAALGGAARVLDSVDSGRLPRIS from the coding sequence TTGATCACATCTACGACGGATCCACAGCCGGCGGACTTCGCCGACGTCCGGGCCACCAACCTCGCCGTGGTGCTGAGGTTCGTGCGCGAGCACGCGCCCTGCTCGCGGGCGGACATCGCCGCCTCCACGGGGCTCAACAAGGCGACGGTGTCGAGCCTGGTCGCCGACCTGATCGACCGCCGCCTGGTGCGGGAGACGGGGCTGACCGAGAACCGGGTCGGCCGTCCGGCCACGATGCTCGTGCTCGACGGCTCGCCGTACGCCGCGATCGGCGTCGAGGTCAACGTCGACTACGTCACCGCGGTCGCGGTGGACCTGGCGGGGGAGAAGCTGCTGTCCTGGCGGCGGTCCTTCCCCGGTGCGGCCGTCACGGCCGCCCAGGCCGTGGCGACGGTCGCGGCGATCGTCCGCCGGGTGGGCAGCCGGATGGCCAGGGAGGAGCGCCAGGTCCTCGGTCTCACGGTGGGGGTTCCCGGTCTGGTCGGCATCGACGGTACCGTGCGCATCGCGCCCAACCTCGGCTGGCGCGACGCCGACCTGTGCGGCGACCTCACCAAGGCCCTGCGCGACCCCGGCTACCCGGTGCAGGTGGACAACGACGCCAACCTCGCGGCCCTGGCCGAGCACCGCTTCGGCCCCCGGGCGGGGACGGCCAACCTGGTCTACCTCACCGGTGAGATCGGAGTGGGCGCCGGGGTCATCCTCGACGGGCGGCTCCGCCGCGGCGGGCGGGGCTACGGCGGAGAGGTCGGCCACATCCAGCTCGACCCGCTCGGCGCCGAGTGCCGCTGCGGCCGGCTGGGATGCCTGGAGGCCGTCGCGGGGATCGGCGCGGTCCTGGAGCACGCCGCCCTCTCCCCCACGGAGGTGGAGATCGAGCTGGACGAGGTGATCCGGCTGGCCCACGCCGCCGACCCCCGGACGCTCACCGTCCTGGCCACCGTGGGGCGCAACCTGGGCAAGGGCGTGGCGATGATCGCCAACCTGCTCAACCCCGAGCTGGTCATCCTGGGCGGCTACTACGTGCCGCTCGCGCCCTGGCTGCTGCCCGAGGTGGAGGCCGAGATGCGCGGGCGCACGATCGCGCCGGACGGCGGGGGCTGCGAGGTCGTGGCCTCCACCCTGGGATACGGCGCGGCGGCGCTGGGCGGCGCCGCCCGGGTGCTCGATTCGGTGGATTCGGGCCGTCTGCCGCGCATCTCTTGA
- a CDS encoding glycoside hydrolase family 3 C-terminal domain-containing protein, whose protein sequence is MNQPFRDPQLPLAQRIADLRGRLSLQEKIGLLHQYHAPVGRLGLGAFRTGTEALHGLAWLGPATVFPQAVGLASSWDPELVRRVGEATSDEVLAFHHKDPAGAGRNVWAPVVNPLRDPRWGRNEEGYSEDPWLTGVMATAYASGLRGSDPTVLKTAPTLKHFLGYNNETDRCVTSSNLPPRVLHEYELPAYRPALEHGAAVAVMPSYNLVNGRPAHLSPLINEVLRGWASDDVLVVSDAYAPANLAGLQAYHDDLPEAYAHAIKAGLDSFTQDDDRTEATLGHIRQALERGLLTEADIDVAVGHALSIRFRLGEFDPGTPYDHVTEEVVNCPEHQALAREAARRSIVLLRNDGILPLPPGGRIAVIGQLGDTLMEDWYSGTLPYAVTARAGLAERGETVFCEAVDRVTLTVEGGPVVAGLDGGPLVVGAPGAVPETGLFDLFDWGGGSYALRAVATGRYLSVDDDGVLVNDQPGPNGWEVRQTFRTEPRPRGALALRHISTGRYVALDGEVFRLADDADAAAWLTMEQVVDGAAAAAALAATADVAVVVVGDHPLVNGRETEDRLSLALPAAQQAVVRAVCAANPRTVMVISSGYPVTWDGEGPPAVLWSSHGGQEYGHALSEVLFGDADPEGRLTQTWYRSECDLPDLLDYDIIASDATYQYYRGTPLHPFGHGLSYTTFGYADLTVSVADGRVTASATVTNTGSRAGVEVVQIYTHQRRSRVKQPQRRLRGFVKVRLAPGESETVTWSMDVRELAFWDVTRNRFVVEDAPHKIMIGRSARDIHLCAPFHVEGEHIPPRAALAGPISAVDHDEYDAVAFVDAAKVSGDAVRSTAEGGWILFRSVDLGTGAAACLARATGVEGGMITLRLDDPLYGPVAGVLPVPTGGRYDLAEIRAGLAEAGGVHDLYVVFENTGITLASLAFEGTA, encoded by the coding sequence ATGAACCAACCGTTCCGTGACCCGCAGCTCCCGCTCGCACAGCGCATCGCGGACCTGCGCGGCAGGTTGTCCCTCCAGGAGAAGATCGGCCTGCTGCACCAGTACCACGCACCGGTCGGACGGCTCGGCCTGGGCGCCTTCCGCACCGGGACCGAGGCCCTGCACGGCCTGGCCTGGCTGGGCCCGGCCACGGTGTTCCCCCAGGCGGTCGGGCTGGCCAGCAGTTGGGACCCCGAGCTGGTCAGGCGGGTCGGCGAGGCGACGAGCGACGAGGTCCTGGCCTTCCACCACAAGGACCCGGCCGGCGCCGGTCGCAACGTGTGGGCCCCGGTGGTCAATCCGCTTCGAGACCCGCGCTGGGGCCGCAACGAGGAGGGCTACTCCGAGGACCCGTGGCTGACCGGCGTCATGGCCACGGCGTACGCCTCCGGCCTTCGTGGGAGCGATCCCACTGTGCTGAAGACCGCACCCACGCTCAAGCACTTCCTCGGCTACAACAACGAGACCGACCGCTGCGTCACCTCCAGCAACCTGCCGCCCCGGGTGCTGCACGAATACGAGCTGCCCGCCTACCGGCCCGCCCTGGAGCACGGCGCCGCGGTCGCCGTGATGCCCTCCTACAACCTGGTCAACGGCCGCCCGGCGCACCTCAGCCCGCTGATCAACGAGGTGCTGCGCGGCTGGGCGTCCGACGACGTCCTGGTGGTCAGCGACGCCTACGCGCCCGCCAACCTCGCCGGACTGCAGGCCTACCACGACGACCTCCCCGAGGCCTACGCGCACGCGATCAAGGCCGGGCTCGACAGCTTCACCCAGGACGACGACCGGACCGAGGCCACCCTGGGCCACATCCGCCAGGCGCTGGAGCGCGGTCTGCTCACCGAGGCGGACATCGACGTGGCGGTGGGGCACGCGCTGTCGATCCGCTTCCGGCTCGGCGAGTTCGACCCCGGCACGCCGTACGACCACGTCACCGAGGAGGTCGTCAACTGCCCCGAGCACCAGGCACTGGCCCGCGAGGCGGCGCGGCGCTCGATCGTGCTCCTGCGCAACGACGGCATCCTGCCGCTGCCCCCGGGCGGCCGGATCGCGGTCATCGGCCAGCTCGGCGACACGCTGATGGAGGACTGGTACTCCGGGACGCTCCCGTACGCCGTCACGGCCCGCGCCGGGCTGGCCGAACGGGGCGAGACCGTCTTCTGCGAGGCCGTCGACCGGGTGACGCTCACCGTCGAGGGCGGCCCCGTCGTCGCCGGCCTCGACGGCGGGCCGCTCGTGGTCGGGGCCCCCGGCGCCGTACCGGAGACCGGCCTGTTCGACCTCTTCGACTGGGGCGGCGGCTCGTACGCGCTGCGGGCCGTGGCGACCGGGCGCTACCTGTCGGTGGACGACGACGGGGTGCTGGTCAACGACCAGCCGGGCCCCAACGGCTGGGAGGTGCGCCAGACCTTCCGGACGGAGCCCCGGCCACGCGGGGCGCTGGCGCTCCGGCACATCTCCACCGGCCGCTACGTCGCGCTGGACGGCGAGGTGTTCCGGCTGGCCGACGACGCCGACGCGGCGGCCTGGCTGACCATGGAGCAGGTCGTCGACGGCGCCGCGGCGGCCGCCGCCCTCGCCGCGACGGCGGACGTGGCCGTGGTGGTGGTCGGCGACCACCCGCTGGTCAACGGCAGGGAGACCGAGGACCGGCTCAGCCTGGCGCTGCCCGCCGCACAGCAGGCCGTGGTCAGGGCCGTGTGTGCGGCCAACCCGCGGACCGTCATGGTGATCAGCAGCGGTTACCCGGTGACCTGGGACGGGGAGGGGCCGCCCGCGGTGCTGTGGTCCTCGCACGGCGGCCAGGAGTACGGGCACGCGCTGTCCGAGGTGCTGTTCGGCGACGCCGACCCCGAGGGGCGGCTCACCCAGACGTGGTACCGGTCGGAGTGCGACCTGCCCGACCTGCTCGACTACGACATCATCGCCTCCGACGCGACCTACCAGTACTACCGGGGCACCCCGCTCCACCCCTTCGGCCACGGTCTCAGCTACACCACCTTCGGCTACGCCGACCTGACCGTCTCGGTGGCGGACGGCCGGGTCACCGCCTCGGCCACCGTCACCAACACCGGCTCCCGTGCCGGGGTCGAGGTCGTCCAGATCTACACCCACCAGCGGCGTTCACGGGTCAAGCAGCCGCAGCGCCGGCTGCGCGGTTTCGTCAAGGTACGGCTCGCGCCGGGGGAGAGCGAGACGGTCACCTGGAGCATGGACGTCCGGGAGCTGGCCTTCTGGGACGTGACCCGGAACAGGTTCGTCGTCGAGGACGCGCCCCACAAGATCATGATCGGCCGTTCCGCCCGCGACATCCACCTGTGCGCCCCCTTCCACGTCGAGGGCGAGCACATCCCACCCCGCGCCGCCCTCGCGGGCCCGATCTCCGCCGTCGACCACGACGAGTACGACGCGGTGGCGTTCGTGGACGCGGCCAAGGTCTCCGGCGACGCCGTACGGTCCACCGCCGAGGGCGGGTGGATCCTGTTCCGCTCGGTCGACCTGGGGACCGGGGCGGCCGCCTGCCTGGCCCGCGCGACCGGCGTGGAAGGCGGCATGATCACCCTGCGGCTGGACGATCCCCTCTACGGCCCGGTCGCCGGTGTCCTGCCCGTCCCCACGGGTGGCCGCTACGACCTCGCCGAGATCCGTGCGGGGCTTGCGGAGGCCGGCGGAGTCCACGATCTTTATGTGGTGTTCGAGAACACCGGGATCACCCTGGCCTCCCTCGCCTTCGAGGGGACCGCGTGA
- a CDS encoding LacI family DNA-binding transcriptional regulator — MRGRAVTIAEVARHAGVAVSTVSYVLSGKRAISADTRRRVLDSVRVLGYHPNAGARALASKRSNVIALVLPLRAGMHVPVLMQFATSVVTAARRYDHDVLLLTADEGADGLRRAAASALVDGLVLMDVELDDSRVPLLRELAEPSVLIGFPADTAGLTCVDLDFDRAGALCVEHLAERGHRDVALLGAPAVVYERGTGFARRTREGFTRAMTDHGLTGVALPCEDTFDQVSAALGELLEARPGLSGLVVHNEAAVNHVLGALRQYGRRVPDEVAVVAICPDDIAERSSPALTSVLIPAEEVGRQAVRLLMDKLAGHAVPDGTLLEPRLTARRSS, encoded by the coding sequence GTGAGAGGGCGGGCGGTGACGATCGCCGAGGTCGCCCGGCACGCGGGAGTGGCGGTGAGCACGGTCTCCTACGTGCTCAGCGGGAAGCGCGCGATCTCCGCCGACACCCGGCGGCGGGTGCTCGACAGCGTGCGCGTGCTCGGATACCACCCCAACGCCGGGGCCAGGGCGCTGGCCAGCAAGCGGTCCAACGTCATCGCGCTGGTGCTGCCGCTCCGGGCCGGGATGCACGTCCCGGTGCTGATGCAGTTCGCCACCTCGGTGGTCACCGCGGCCCGGCGGTACGACCACGACGTGCTGCTGCTGACCGCCGACGAGGGAGCCGACGGGCTCCGCCGGGCGGCGGCGAGCGCGCTGGTGGACGGCCTGGTGCTGATGGACGTGGAGCTCGACGACAGCAGGGTGCCGCTGCTGCGGGAGCTCGCCGAGCCGAGTGTGCTGATCGGCTTCCCCGCCGACACGGCCGGGCTGACCTGTGTCGACCTGGACTTCGACCGCGCGGGTGCGCTCTGCGTGGAGCACCTGGCCGAGCGTGGGCACCGCGACGTCGCGCTGCTCGGCGCCCCCGCCGTGGTCTACGAGCGGGGGACCGGCTTCGCCCGCCGCACCCGGGAGGGGTTCACCCGGGCGATGACCGACCACGGCCTGACCGGGGTGGCGCTGCCCTGCGAGGACACCTTCGACCAGGTGTCCGCCGCGCTGGGGGAACTGCTGGAGGCCCGGCCCGGCCTGTCCGGGCTGGTCGTCCACAACGAGGCCGCGGTCAACCACGTGCTCGGGGCGCTGCGCCAGTACGGCAGGCGGGTGCCCGACGAGGTCGCGGTGGTGGCGATCTGCCCCGACGACATCGCGGAACGGTCCAGCCCGGCGCTCACCTCGGTGCTGATCCCGGCCGAGGAGGTCGGCCGGCAGGCGGTCCGGCTCCTGATGGACAAGCTCGCGGGCCATGCCGTACCCGACGGCACGCTGCTGGAGCCCCGGCTGACCGCGCGCCGCAGCAGCTGA